In Melanotaenia boesemani isolate fMelBoe1 chromosome 16, fMelBoe1.pri, whole genome shotgun sequence, the following proteins share a genomic window:
- the LOC121655258 gene encoding synuclein-like isoform X4: MDALKKGFSMAKEGVATAAEKTKAGVEEAATKTKEGVFYVGNKTMEGVVTGVNTVAQKSTEQANIVADTAVAGANEVAQATVEGVENAAVASGLVSGTDFPKTQAGGEQSEQAAQ, translated from the exons ATGGACGCTCTGAAGAAGGGATTCTCTATGGCAAAGGAAGGAGTGGCCACTGCTGCCGAGAAGACGAAGGCCGGGGTGGAGGAGGCTGCCACCAAGACCAAGGAGGGGGTCTTCTATGTCG GAAACAAGACGATGGAGGGAGTGGTGACCGGTGTCAACACAG TCGCTCAGAAGTCGACCGAACAAGCCAACATCGTTGCAGACACCGCGGTTGCCGGGGCCAATGAAGTTGCCCAGGCAACAGTGGAGGGGGTGGAGAATGCAGCAGTGGCGAGCGGATTGGTTAGTGGG aCTGACTTTCCAAAAACACAAGCAGGAGGAGAACAGAGCGAACAGGCTGCACAGTAG
- the LOC121655258 gene encoding synuclein-like isoform X1 produces MDALKKGFSMAKEGVATAAEKTKAGVEEAATKTKEGVFYVGNKTMEGVVTGVNTVAQKSTEQANIVADTAVAGANEVAQATVEGVENAAVASGLVSGDQKEAGPVTEETDFPKTQAGGEQSEQAAQ; encoded by the exons ATGGACGCTCTGAAGAAGGGATTCTCTATGGCAAAGGAAGGAGTGGCCACTGCTGCCGAGAAGACGAAGGCCGGGGTGGAGGAGGCTGCCACCAAGACCAAGGAGGGGGTCTTCTATGTCG GAAACAAGACGATGGAGGGAGTGGTGACCGGTGTCAACACAG TCGCTCAGAAGTCGACCGAACAAGCCAACATCGTTGCAGACACCGCGGTTGCCGGGGCCAATGAAGTTGCCCAGGCAACAGTGGAGGGGGTGGAGAATGCAGCAGTGGCGAGCGGATTGGTTAGTGGG GACCAGAAGGAGGCGGGACCAGTGACTGAGGAG aCTGACTTTCCAAAAACACAAGCAGGAGGAGAACAGAGCGAACAGGCTGCACAGTAG
- the LOC121655257 gene encoding uncharacterized PE-PGRS family protein PE_PGRS24-like, with protein sequence MDKVARIVGDKVGDMVEGAVKNALGVKDKNKAEKKGGGGILSMFGGGKDKNEKDKVKEKGGQFGDDKKKDEDKGGFFSKVFDKDDNGAKGEQKKSGFNGLFTEGEGGGAVGVGGEGAVGVGGEGAVGVGGEGAVGGGGENQGAVVAMNDRDLLDDLSDVAAELAK encoded by the exons ATGGACAAAGTGGCTCGGATCGTTGGGGACAAAGTGG GAGACATGGTGGAGGGAGCTGTGAAGAACGCTTTAGGTGTcaaggacaaaaacaaagctgagaAGAAAGGAGGGGGGGGGATCTTGTCGATGTTTGGAGGAGGCAAGGACAAAAATGAGAAGGACAAAGTGAAAGAGAAGGGAGGACAATTTGGAGACGACAAGAAGAAGGATGAAGACAAAGGTGGATTCTTCTCAAAGGTCTTTGACAAAGATGACAATGGCGCAAAGGGGGAGCAGAAGAAATCTGGATTTAATGGTCTTTTTACGGAGGGGGAGGGAGGAGGCGCTGTGGGGGTAGGTGGAGAAGGCGCTGTGGGGGTAGGTGGAGAAGGAGCTGTGGGGGTAGGTGGAGAAGGAGCTGTGGGGGGAGGTGGAGAAAACCAGGGAGCAGTGGTGGCCATGAACGATAGAG ATCTTCTGGATGATCTGTCCGACGTGGCGGCAGAACTCGCAAAATAG
- the LOC121655258 gene encoding synuclein-like isoform X3, whose product MDALKKGFSMAKEGVATAAEKTKAGVEEAATKTKEGVFYVGNKTMEGVVTGVNTVAQKSTEQANIVADTAVAGANEVAQATVEGVENAAVASGLVSGEAGPVTEETDFPKTQAGGEQSEQAAQ is encoded by the exons ATGGACGCTCTGAAGAAGGGATTCTCTATGGCAAAGGAAGGAGTGGCCACTGCTGCCGAGAAGACGAAGGCCGGGGTGGAGGAGGCTGCCACCAAGACCAAGGAGGGGGTCTTCTATGTCG GAAACAAGACGATGGAGGGAGTGGTGACCGGTGTCAACACAG TCGCTCAGAAGTCGACCGAACAAGCCAACATCGTTGCAGACACCGCGGTTGCCGGGGCCAATGAAGTTGCCCAGGCAACAGTGGAGGGGGTGGAGAATGCAGCAGTGGCGAGCGGATTGGTTAGTGGG GAGGCGGGACCAGTGACTGAGGAG aCTGACTTTCCAAAAACACAAGCAGGAGGAGAACAGAGCGAACAGGCTGCACAGTAG
- the LOC121655258 gene encoding synuclein-like isoform X2, translated as MDALKKGFSMAKEGVATAAEKTKAGVEEAATKTKEGVFYVGNKTMEGVVTGVNTVAQKSTEQANIVADTAVAGANEVAQATVEGVENAAVASGLVSGKEAGPVTEETDFPKTQAGGEQSEQAAQ; from the exons ATGGACGCTCTGAAGAAGGGATTCTCTATGGCAAAGGAAGGAGTGGCCACTGCTGCCGAGAAGACGAAGGCCGGGGTGGAGGAGGCTGCCACCAAGACCAAGGAGGGGGTCTTCTATGTCG GAAACAAGACGATGGAGGGAGTGGTGACCGGTGTCAACACAG TCGCTCAGAAGTCGACCGAACAAGCCAACATCGTTGCAGACACCGCGGTTGCCGGGGCCAATGAAGTTGCCCAGGCAACAGTGGAGGGGGTGGAGAATGCAGCAGTGGCGAGCGGATTGGTTAGTGGG AAGGAGGCGGGACCAGTGACTGAGGAG aCTGACTTTCCAAAAACACAAGCAGGAGGAGAACAGAGCGAACAGGCTGCACAGTAG